In the Desulfuromonas sp. DDH964 genome, ACCTGCAGAACCTGCGCATGGTCCTCGAGTACGTCCATACGGAAGCTCCTACTGGTACCAGCAAGGCCGGGACCTTCCAGGTTGCGCTCTCTTTCTGAACCGGACCGGCAACGAAATGTCCGTCCGGCACCGATTTCCGGGGCGGGACTTAATCAAACGAGGTGTTCCCAATGAAAAAAGTCGTCCTGTTGCTCTGCGCCGTGCTGTTGCTGGCGACCAGCGTCGAGGCAAAGCTCGTGGTCCTCGGCAAGGGGGATGCCACCCAGTTCGATGTCTCGAGCTTCCCGCCCAGGATGCAGGAGGCCTACAAGCTGATGGCAGTTAAATGCATCAAATGCCACTCCCAGGAGCGAACCGCCATCGCCCTGCAAACAGGTGTTGCGCCCATCACCGGCGGCCTTTTCGACCGCAATGCGACCCGGGCTTACGGCATCAAGATGCTGCGCAAACCCGATTCGGACATGACCAAGGATGACGTCAAGGTGGTAATCGAACTCCTTAACTTCATGCTCGACGAAGCGAATCGCTGACCGGGCGTTTCCTGCAAAGGCAAGCCGATGCGGCCCCCATCCCGGTTTCGGGGTCGGGGCCGCGCTCATTTCGGCCGATTCCGAATCAGTTCCGCCAGATTAAAATTTGGTTTTGTTAATTTTTTCATTTTCATGTTCTGGCGATCAGTGTTACTACTGACGGCATGAAAAACATCCTCCTGCTACCAGCGGCAATAACCTTGGCGCTCCTCGCCGGCTTCCTCCTTGGCCAGTTCGATATCCTGCCCACCGAGGATCATCTCGCCAGCAGTGCCATAGTGCCACCGACCTTCCACGATATGCGGGTCAATCCGGCCAGCGACTACGTCGACCTGATCGACCCCGAGGACCCGGAGATTCGCCGACTCGCCCTCGGTCTTCCTTCCTTCGAAGCGGCCTACAACTTCGTCCAGAACGAAATCCGCTTCGCCCCTTTCGTCCCGCCCGGTCCGGTGAGCGCCACGCTCCAATATGGCGTCGGCAGCTGCCTCGGCAAGGCTGCCCTGCTCGCCAGTCTTTATCGGGCGATGGGGATGCCGCAGGAAGACCTGCGCCTGGTGATGGGGATCGTTATCACCCCGCAGGGGGAATCGGACCACGTCTGGATCGACCTCGAAAACAAGGGGCGCTGTCTGCAGCAGGACCCCTCGGGCATGCTCGGCCGTTTCGCCTTTGACGCCTTCCCCGGCACCGCCTACGTCGACAACTATGTCATGAAAGAGAGCTTCGCTTTCAATGACGGCGGCTTTGCCCTGGTCTCCCAGCTTAACCGCTTTCGCAACCGGCCGGTGCCGGGACAATAGCTCCAGGTCTCAGGGATATCACCCAATAAAAAACCCCGCCGGCAGCCGCCCAGCGGGGTTTTTTATTGGGTCGTTCAGGAAGTCTCAGCGCGCCGAGCCGGTCGGCCGGCGCGACCGGAGACTGCGCTCCTCGACGATCGGCTGCCGCCCACCGCGGGTGGCGCCTCCCGGTCCGCCGCCGGCGGCCGGTCGCTGCTGCCAGCTGGTCTGGCCGCTGCGGCGCGGGGCGCCAGGGCGCTGGCCGCCGGGTCGACGTCCCGGGGTAGCGCTCGGCCGCCGCAACGGCCGGGTCGGCTCCAAACCGGGAACGGTCTGAATCGGCACCTGCTGGCCGATATAGCGCTCGATGCGGCCGAGGGCGCCGAGATCCTGGGCGGAAGCGAAGGAGATGGCAATTCCCGAGGCGCCGGCGCGACCGGTGCGGCCGATGCGATGCACGTAATCTTCGGCAAATTTCGGCAGGTCGTAGTTGATGACATGGCTGATGCCGGAAACGTCGAGTCCACGGGCGGCGACGTCGGTCGCCACCAGCAGGCGTACCTTGCCGCGACGCAGGTCGGTGACGGTACGATTGCGTTCCCGCTGGCTCATGTCGCCGTGCAGGGCGGCGGCTGCATGCCCCTGGGTGCGCAGGCGCCCGGCGAGGCTGTCGGCGTCGCGCTTGGTTGCGGCAAAGATAATCGCCCGGGTCAGGTCGGCTTCGGCGACGAGGTGCTTGAGGAGGCGCTCCTTGTGCTCCAGGTTGTCGGTGTGATGGAGGCGCTGCTCGATCTGCGCATGGGTCACCTTCTCTCCGGCCACCTCGATCCGCTCGGGGTTGCGCAGCAGGCGGCCGGCAAGGCGCGCCATGGCCGTATCGAGGGTGGCGGTAAAGAGCATGGTCTGGCGTCCGGCGGGGGTCGCCTTGGCAATCTTGTCGACATCATCGGCAAACCCCATGTCGAGCATGCGGTCCGCTTCGTCGAGGATCAGGATCTCGAGCCGGAAAAGGTCGAGACGGCCGCGCTGCAGATGGTCGATCAGCCGTCCCGGGGTGGCGACGATCAGGTCGACGGGCGCGGCGAGCAGGCGCTGCTGTTCCGGGTAGGGCATCCCGCCGAGGATGGCGCCGCTGCGAATGCGCAGGTACTTGCCGTAGTTGCGTACCGCTTCGGTGACCTGGTTGGCGAGCTCCCGGGTCGGGGTCAGCACCAGAATCCGCGGCCCGCGGCCGCGCCCGCTCGGGGGGGTGCCGAGGCGCTGCAGGGCCGGCAGGACAAAGGCGGCGGTCTTGCCGGTGCCGGTCTGGGCGGTGGCGATCAGGTCGCGTCCTTCGAGAGCCAGGGGAATGGCGCGCTCCTGGATCGGGGTCGGGGCCGTGTAACCACACTCGGTGACCGCCCTGAGGATGGTCGGCGCCAGCTGGAAATCCTGAAAATTCATCTAAATTCCTCGCGTTTTTGGTAATCAGGGCCGCTTCTTCCGTGGCCAGCTGCGGGGCAACGCTCCCCGTCGCAGGCGACTGCCCGGAAAAGACGGCCGGAAAATACCGGTCGCAGCAAAAGAAGGTGTGTGCCGCAGGGCAGACAGCTGCCCTGAAGAGGGAAACGGCAACAACACGAAACCGACTGGCAAGAGACATCGTCGCCAACCGGTCGTGCAGCTGCGTTGCAATGGGGATGCGAAGCAGGGGGGTCGGAGCGATGAAGCGTCGGGCGGGGTGGGAGAAAAACCGCCGGGGCGTTGTACAGTCGCCGCGCACTCTAGGCGATCGGCCGCCGAAAAGCAAGGGAATTCGCACCGGTCGGCCGAGCAGCGGCCGCAGAGGGCCGGTCAGGGGAGGGTAAAGTAGAAAACCGCTCCGTCAGCACTCCCCTCGGCCCAGATTTGTCCGCCGTGACGCTGGACGACCCGGGCCACCGTTGCCAGCCCGATGCCGGTGCCGGGAATCGCGCCGACATTGGAAAGGCGCTGGAAGGGGTGAAAGAGGCGGGACGCTTCGCTCATGTCGAAGCCGCGGCCATTGTCGCGGACCAGGAAGACCTGCTGTCCCCCTTGTTCAGTCTGGCCGAATTCGATCCGGGGGTGACTGGCCTCCCCGGTATACTTCCAGGCGTTGCCGAGCAGATTGTCGAGGAGGACCCGCAGCAGCTGGCGGTCGCCCCGGGCGACCAGGTCCGGGGAAACAACGACATCGACCAGTCGCTGGGGGTCGCCGAGGCGCAGCCCAAGGACGACCTCGCCAGCCAGTTCGCTCAGATTTACCGTCTCGATATGCAACGCCTTGCGGCTGACCTGGGAGATGACCAGCATCGCCTCGATCAGGTCATCCATGCCGTCGATTGCCGTGAGAATGGTCTCGAGGCAGTAGTTGCCGGTCGCGCTGAGCGCCGAATCCGCATCGGCCTCGAACAGTTGGGCGGCGGCCGAGATCTTGGTGAGGAAGGAGCGCAGATCGTGGGAGAGGGAATAGCCGAAGGCTTCGAGCTCCCGATTGGCGGACTGGAGTTCGGCGGTGCGGTTTTCGAGGTCCCGGTTGACCTGCTGGATTTCGGCCAGCGACTGGTGCCGGCGCGTGATGTCGCGGACGACACAGACGATGCCGCCATCGGCCAAAACGCTCAGCGAAAGCTCCTGCGGAAAGAGGCTGCCGTCGCGGCGCCGTCCCCTCGCCTCGCCTCGCCAGCGCCCTGCGGCAAAGAGCTCCGGCAGGATCGCCTGCTCGATGCGGGCGACCTCGTCGGCGTCGTACAGGTCCCGCCAGCTCCGCCCCAGCAGAGTCTCCGGCCGCTCGTAACCGTAAAGCTCGGCATGGGCCTGATTCAGGTAGGTATAGTGCGCCGCGGCATTGAGGATGCCGATGCCGTCGATGGAACTTTCCATCGCTGCCATCTGGTCGTGCAAGCGCTCTTCCAGCAGCTTGCGGGCGGTGATATCGCGAACCGCCTCGATCCCCGCGACGATCTTTCCGGAGGAATCACGTAGCGGCGAGGAGATGATCTCGAAGACACGGCGCCCCCCCGCCTCCACTCGCTCACCTTCATGAACGTGGACGCGGCCGTCGTTAAATGCGGTCACCAGCTGGCAGCCGGGGCAGACCGTCTCCTGCTGCCGGTAGGCCCGGTAGCAGTACTCCCCCAGATGCTCGCCCATCATCTGCCGATGCAGAGCATTCTGATAGAGAATGCGCAACTCCGCGTCCTGGATGCTGACCCCGTCCCCCAGAACCTCGAGGATATTCTCGCAGCGACGCCGCTCGGCGCCTTCGGCCGCGGAAAGGGATTTCAATTCCGCCTGCAGGCGGTGCTGGCGGGTGAAGAGGAGGCTGATGTAGATCAAAAATCCGAGCTGGTTGGCGAGAAATACGACACGGATCAGGATTTCATGAATTCCCGGCGCGAAGATACTGTCGAGGAAGGATTCCTGGTCGAAGAAAGAGTCGATGACGGCGTCGGCCAGCCAGGAGGCTGCCATCAGCACCAGGCCGACGGCCAGGATGCGCATTTTGGGTCCCAGCGTTCTGTTTTCTGCCAAGGGCACCCTCCCACTCACGTAAGCCAGTCAATAAAATGACAATTTCAGATCGGGATAAGCCTGGTCAGACAGTAATGAATCTCCCCGCAGCAAGCTACGGGGTATCAAAAGTTTAGATTGATCGCTTTCATCGAAGCAAGCTTCGGGGAATTCGACCCACCTGAGATTAAAATAAACTTATCTCTTTTTTTACCAAACGCCAGCACCCGAGACCTGGAATCAGGGACCGGGCTTGCCTGAGACGGCGCGGCCGGCATCGGCCAAAGCCTGCTCCAGGCGATCGAAGCGCGCGGCCCCGGCCTCCCCCCGGAAACCGCTGAGGGCAACCAGCAACACCTCGTCAGCGACCCGGCTGACGCCAATCACCCGGTAGGGGACCAGGAAAGCCAGCAGCAGGCCGAGCACAATGGTAAGACAGCCGAACCAGACCACAGGCTCTCCGGGATCGCGCGACAGCTGGAATCCGCCGGCCCAGAATCCGAACTTGTCACGACTGAACCCGGTCTGGTAAATCGTCACCCCCTCGAAGACCAGCGGCCGATTGACCTCGATGATCCCTTTAGCAACAACCGTGCCCTCGCGCAGGAGAGAGACTTCGCTGTGCATCTGGCGCAGAATCGGATCCCGCCAGGCCAGCGGTCTGATCACCACCCCCGGATCGACCCGGTTGGCAAATGAAGATTGGCCCTGGAGCTTGCCGCTGCGGGCATGGTACTCCCCGAGGGATTGACCGTCGCGACTGATTTCAAGAATCAGCTGCTCCTCTTCCGGGATGAATTTGAGCACCCGGGCGGTCACCCCCGGCTCCGGCAGGGAAACGGTCTCCCCCTCGCGGCAGGTATAGGTCGCGAGGAGCTGGCCGCTGGCGGGGTCGAGGGCGGCAAACTGCAACTCGATGGGGTAGTAACGCGGTTCGAACTGATCGAGGCGGAAGGTGAATCCGAGGGGAAGATCCTGCTGCCGCTCCCAGTCGAAGTAGACATCGCTCTGGTCGCCGGCGTAAATATTCAGGGTCCCGACAAAGCCGAGCTGGCTGCAAAAGGCGCCGGTCATGATCAGCAGAACCGAGAGGTGAACCAGCGTCGACCCCCAGCGACCGACCCGGCCACGCCCGCCGACCAGGGCCCCGTCCGCGACCGCAACCCGGTAGCCCGATGCGCGCAGGGCGGCAGCAAGCTGCGCCATATCCGTATTCCGGGGGAGGAGGTAGCGCAACGGCGAGCTGAAGACCCGTTCCGAACGCAGCAGGTCGAGATGTCGGGAGCGGTCAGCGAGATTGCGCCGGATGGTGCGCAGAGTGCAGACCGCCAGGTTCAGAGCGAGCAGCAGCAGCAGCAACCGAAACCAGATGCTCTGGTAAAAGAGGTCGTAGCGCGCTACACCCAGGCCCTCGTCCCGCCCTGGCTGGAGGGTTCCGAAAACAGAGACGGCGGCCAACCCCAGCAGGAGCCCGAGGGTCAGGTAGAGTGAACTGAAAAAACGGATCAGCATGGGCAGGGGACTCCGCGCCGAGGCTGCGGCAGAAGGCCGGGGCCAACCGGGCCAGTTTCCTGTTGCAAGGGCCTGGAGTCTAGCACGGCGGGAAGAAGGGCGGCAAGGGCTAGCCTCTCCCCTGCCGCCAGATCCGCTGCATCAGGCGCCCTTTTGATCTATACTCTGCACACTTCACCCCCTTACGGAGGAATAAACCATGGAGATTACTTTCCCCGGCGGCCTTGCCGTCGAAGCCCGCTACAAGGGGTTCACCGTCCGCTGCGACCAGCCCGAGGCAGCCGGCGGTAAAAACTCGGCGCCATCCCCCTTCGACCTCTTCCTGATCTCCCTCGGCAATTGCGCCGGCTACTTCGCCCTTCGTTTCTGCCAGCAGCGCGACCTTCCGACTGCCGGGCTGCGCCTGACCCTGACGAGCGAACGGGATCCGGAACAGCATCGCCTGGCCCGGGTGCAGATCGTCATCGAGCTGCCGGAGGGTTTCCCCGACAAGTACCGCGCGGCCATCATCCGGGCGACCGACCAGTGCACGGTAAAGCGCACCATCTTCGACCCGCCCGACTTCGAAGTGACGACAGCGTGAATCAGGCTTCCGGCCCTTCGTCACCGGCCTCATGCAGGCCGGTTTCCCGGGCCAGGGCTGCCAGCAGCGGCAGCGCCTCGGCCGTCCGCTCCACCGGCCAGGCCATCTCCACCAGTCCGGAGTGCCCGTCCAGGGTCCGCAAAAAGAGGAGGCCGTCGTACCCCTCGACGAGAAAGCGCAGATAGCCGATCTCCTGGCGGGGAAGGCGGAATTGCCGTTGCTGGAAGCAAACTGTCATAGCTCTCTTTTCCCTTGACGACTGTCGCCTGAGTCGTTATTTTGGCTAAAGTTTTTTAGGGGAACTGAAAATTGTCCGCCCCCCCGGCGCAAACCCTGGCGGCGGTCGACCACGGCGAATGCTCCCCCCAGCCCCGGCACCGACAACGCCCGCTAACAGCGGGCGTCGCGATCAAGAATTTTTATCGCGCAGTCTCTGTTTCAGCCATTAAAACCTCCTCCAGAGTCGGCTGTACCAAGCAGGAGATTCGTTGCGAACCCCGGGAATCCCCACCCGGGGATTTTTTTTGCCCGGGGCCTGCCCCCTCGGCAAGCTATCTTCCGGGAGAAGCCTCGTTGCCGAAGTGGTCGAGGAGGTAGCGGGCAATGCTCCGCTTCGGCGGCAGCAGCGGCAGGGCGTCGATGGAAAACCAGCGCGCATCCTCCAGTTCGGTAGTTTCAACCACCACCTCACCGGCAACGTAGTCAGCGACGAAACCGGCCATCAGCTGGCTGGGAAAGGGCCAGCTCTGGCTGCCGACATAGCGGACGTTGCTGACCGTCACTCCGGTCTCTTCCAGCACCTCGCGTGCCACCGCCTCTTCCAGGCATTCGCCGAAATCGAGAAATCCCGCCACCAGGCTGTAACGCCCGGCGGGCCAGCCCGCCTTGCGAGTCAGCAGCAGTTCCCGGCCGCGCCGCACCAGCACAATGACGCAGGGATGAATATGCGGAAAATGGCCATAGCCACAGGATCTGCAGGTGCGCCCCCACTCGCCCGGCATCGGCACCGTCGCCCCCCCGCAGCGGGAACAGTGGCGACTGTTGCCGAGCCAGTGCAGGATCGCGCCGGCGGTGCCGGCCAGCGACAGCAGCGCCAGGGAGAGGCCCGGTTCGGCAGCGAGGAGGTTTTCACTGCGCAGCCCGGCCGGCAGGGCGCTCTCCGCCGGCAGCTTCAGGGCCCGGCAGGGACGCCCGAGGTAGCGCCCCAAATAGATGGCCGCCCCTTCATCCCCGGCCGGCAGCATCCCCTCGGGAAGGGTCGCCGCGGGAGTATCGGTGACCAGCAGTTCGCCACTGCGCAGCAGGACCCAGACCCCGGCGCCGCCCGGATCCCGGTCGGGCGATTCGAGCTTGAATTCTGCCGCCAATGCGGTCTGGTTGAAGGGGAGATGCTGGGGGGAGGGGTAGCGGTCGGGAAAAGGCATCAGTCTACTCCGGCAGCAGGCAGGCGGCTGCAGAGGAGCAGCGCCAGCTGGGTCTTGGCATCCACGATCGCCCCCGCCGCGATCGCGGCAAGGGCCGCGTCGAGGGAGAGCAGAAACGGTTCGATAAATTCGTCCGCTTCGGGCGCTGCGGCCACCGGTTGCAAATCACGGGCGAGAAAGAGGTCGATGCGCTCGTCGCAGAACCCGACCGAGCTCAGGGTGGTGCCGAGAAGATCGAGGCGGCCGGCAACATAGCCGGCCTCCTCGGCCAGCTCGCGCCGGGCACAGGCTTCCGGAGTTTCTCCCGGCTCGAGGCGTCCGGCGGGGATCTCGATCACGTTCCCCCCGGCAGCGGGCCTGAACTGCCGCAGCAGCAGGACCTGCCCGTCCTCCAGTAAGGGGAGCACCGCCGCCCCTCCGGGGTGACGAACGATTTCGAAATCGGCCCTCCGCCCATCGGGGAGCAGGTGCTCCTCCAGCGCCAGCGCGACGATCCTGCCGTTGAAGACCGGCCGCCGCTTCATCCTTCACTCCCCTTGCCAGGCATCACCAGGCAGAGCTCGTCGCTGGCAATCCGCAGGGTTACCGGCAAGCGGCCGAAGAAATCGCCATCGATCTGTACCGCCACCCCCGCGCCGAGCAGTTGCAGGTTCGGTGTCTGCAGCCGGCGGGCCGCGGCCGGGGAGAGGGTGCGGCCGGCGGCAAGGGCGAGCGCCGCACCGAGCAGGGCGCGGCGCCCCGGCTTGAGCAGCAGGCAGACTTCGAAGCTCGCCGCCGTCAGGGACGCCCCTGGCGCGATGACGAAACGTCCGCCGTAAAGCCTGCCGTTACTGATGATCGCCCCGTAACAGGGGATATCCTCCCCGGCGGCGGTCCGCGCCGTGAAGGGCTGGGGCGGCGCCTGGAATAGAGCGCGCAGCGCGCTGGCGAGGTAGGCGCCCTTGCCCAGAGCGCGCTTCAAGCCCGGGCTCACCTGGCAGACCGCCTCGGCATCGAGGCCGGCGCTCGCCATGAGCAGAAAGCGGGTGTCGTTGGCGACCCCGAGGTTGACCGGGACCGCCGGGCCTTCGAGGGCAATGCGGCAGGCCGCTTCCAGGTCAAAGGGGATGCCGGCTTCGAGGGCAAAGACGTTGGTCGTTCCAAGGGGGAGAAAGGCGAGCGGGATGGCGCTGGGAACCAGGCCATTGACGACTTCGTTGAGGGTACCGTCACCGCCGGCCGCAATGACCCGATCATGGCCCCGGGTGCGGGCTTCGGCCGCGGCCCGGCGGGCATCGCCCCGCGCCCCGGTGAGGGTCAGATCGACCTCCACCCCGGCGGCGCGAAGCCATTCAACTGCATGCTGAATCCGCTGCCGGGCCTGGCGGCCGGCCACCGGGTTGGCGATCAGCTTGACGCGCGTAACCCTGGCCACGACGACCTCATTCCTGTCCGGGGTTGGCGGCATCGGCCGCGACCCGGCAACGGTAAGCGTTATGCTTGCGCTGCTCATAGACCGGGGCACAGCGATAGCCGCTCTCCGTTTCAAAGGAGGGCTTCGCCTCGGCGTTCATCACCACGAAGAGTTCTTTCCGGTCGCCGAGGTAGCGCTGGAGGTCGGCAGCGGTAGGCAGGTACCAGTTCCGATAATCCTGGTTTTCCTGGAACTGCACCTCGCGCTCCATGCCGTAGGCGGAGGCGGTCAGGTGACGGCGATAGAGGGAGAGGGAGGGGAGAAATCCCCTGTAGACCAGGACGTCGAGCTTGCGCCCGGGGTCGAGGCGGTTGAGCGCCTGGGCCATCTGTTCGTAGCCGCGCATCTGCGGAGCGGCCACCGCGGCGACCCCGTAGGCCACCGTCGTCACCAGCAGCAGCAGAGCGGCACAGCGCGGGATCAACAGTTCACCGCGGTGGTCCCGCAACGCCTGCCACCAGAGCCAGAGCGCCGGAATGGTTGCCAGCAGCAAAACCGAGCGCAGCGGTCGGGCCGGCGGGTAGACAAAACCGGCCACCGCCGGGGCAATCGCCGCCACCAGCAGCACCAGCACCGCCAGCAGGCGCAGCCGTGGCATCGCCAGGCGGGCAAGGGCTCCGGCAGCGAGAATCGCCGCCATGCCATAAAAGGGGAGGATGTAGGTCGGCTGCTTGCTCTGCGCCAGAGTGAAGATCAGAAAGGGGACCAGCACGTAGAGAAAGAGAACCTGCCGGGAGCGGTCGAACTTGCGCAGGCGCACCGCCCCCTTGAGAAAAAAGAAGATGTAGGGGAGAAAGGTCCCGGCGAAGACATAGAAGAAATACCAGGGCGGCTCGTAGCGGCGGAACCGGTTGCTGGCGACGCGGTCGACGGTCTGGACCTTGAGGAAGTAGTAGAGCAGGCCGGGGTTCTCGATCATCACCGCGACATACCAGGGGAGCGCCACCAGGGCAAAGGTCGCCACCGCGAGGGCGGTCTCCCGCCAGCTGAAGAGGCGCCGATGGCCGGCATCAAAGAACTTGGCGAGCAGAAACGGCAGCAGGGTGAAGAGGAAGATGAGCGGTCCCTTGGCGAGGAAACCGAGGCCCAGGGCGAGGCCATAGAGGGGGGCATCGCTGCGCCGCGCCGGGCCGGCGATGCGACGGAATAGGTAATACTGGGCCATGACCGTGAAGCAGGTCAGGTAGATATCGGTGGCGACGATGCGCGCCACCCCCAGAAAGAGGAGGGAGGTGGCAAAGATCAGGGCGGCGTCGCGGGCCTGGCGATAGTCATCGAGCAGCACCAGGGCGACCCGGTAGAGGTAGGCAACCGCCAGGCAGGCCGCGACCACGCCGAAAAAACGGGCGCCGAAATCGTTGATGCCGAAGAGTTTGTAGCCGGCGGCGATCGCCCAGTAGGTCAGGGGGGGCTTGTGAAAATGCTTGATGCCGTTAAAGAACGGCTCCAGGTAGTTGCCGCTGGCCACCATCTCCCAGGCAATTTCGCCGTAACGCCCCTCCGTCGACTCCATCAGCGGCAGGAGCCCGGTCGGAATCAGCAGGATGAGAAAATAGCCGGCCAGCCACAGCCAGAGTCGCGGGCTGGCCGGTGCCCGGGATTCAACCATTCTCGGCTTCCCGCTCCCGTTTTTCCCGGGCAATCAGGTAGATATTGCGGGTGTAGATGAAAAAGCCGGTCGCCTGGCCGACGATAAAGACGATGTCCTTGCGGATGATGGCGTAGATAAGGAGCAGGGAGCTGCCGCCAATACTGAAGTACCAGAAGGCAGTGGGGATCATGCTGCGGCGATGCTTCTCCGAATAGAGCCACTGCACGAAAAAGCGCATGAAAAAAAGGCTCTGGCCGGCAAAGCCGAGCACCAGAATGGCGATCTCCGTTTTAGCCATGCTTTTCCCCGATCTCGATTTTCAGTTGCCGCTTGATCATCCAGCGCACGGTGATGACATCGTAGAGCCCCTCGACGCCACGCCGCAGGTTGGTGTACTTGGAAATCCCGTGCAACCGGGGCCGGTGATTGACCTTGACTTCGATCACCCGTGCCCCCTCGTTGCGCATCAGGGTCGGCAGAAAGCGGTGCAGCCCCTTGTACATCTTGATGCGTTTGAGCATCGCCGCGTTCATCACCTTGAGGGAACAGCCGGTGTCATGGATCGATTCCCAGGTCAGCTGGTTGCGCACGAAATTGCCGATGCGGCTGCTGATCTTCTTGCCGAGGTTATCCTGGCGGTTGAAGCGCCAGCCATTGATCATCTCGAAGTCGCCATAGTGCTTGAGCATCTCCGGGATATCGGCGGGGTCGTTCTGCAGATCGGCATCCATGGTGATGACGACATCGCCGTCGGCATGCTGAAAGCCGGCATAGAGCGCTGCCGACTGCCCGGCATTGCGGGCAAAGGCAACATAGGCGACGGTTGGCGATTGCGCCGCCAGCTCCTTGATGACCGCCAGGCTGCGGTCGGTGCTGC is a window encoding:
- a CDS encoding ArnT family glycosyltransferase, which produces MVESRAPASPRLWLWLAGYFLILLIPTGLLPLMESTEGRYGEIAWEMVASGNYLEPFFNGIKHFHKPPLTYWAIAAGYKLFGINDFGARFFGVVAACLAVAYLYRVALVLLDDYRQARDAALIFATSLLFLGVARIVATDIYLTCFTVMAQYYLFRRIAGPARRSDAPLYGLALGLGFLAKGPLIFLFTLLPFLLAKFFDAGHRRLFSWRETALAVATFALVALPWYVAVMIENPGLLYYFLKVQTVDRVASNRFRRYEPPWYFFYVFAGTFLPYIFFFLKGAVRLRKFDRSRQVLFLYVLVPFLIFTLAQSKQPTYILPFYGMAAILAAGALARLAMPRLRLLAVLVLLVAAIAPAVAGFVYPPARPLRSVLLLATIPALWLWWQALRDHRGELLIPRCAALLLLVTTVAYGVAAVAAPQMRGYEQMAQALNRLDPGRKLDVLVYRGFLPSLSLYRRHLTASAYGMEREVQFQENQDYRNWYLPTAADLQRYLGDRKELFVVMNAEAKPSFETESGYRCAPVYEQRKHNAYRCRVAADAANPGQE
- a CDS encoding lipid-A-disaccharide synthase N-terminal domain-containing protein; protein product: MAKTEIAILVLGFAGQSLFFMRFFVQWLYSEKHRRSMIPTAFWYFSIGGSSLLLIYAIIRKDIVFIVGQATGFFIYTRNIYLIAREKREREAENG
- a CDS encoding glycosyltransferase family 2 protein is translated as MKKISFVIPVFNEEENLQRLFSEISAVATRLGYPYQILFVDDCSTDRSLAVIKELAAQSPTVAYVAFARNAGQSAALYAGFQHADGDVVITMDADLQNDPADIPEMLKHYGDFEMINGWRFNRQDNLGKKISSRIGNFVRNQLTWESIHDTGCSLKVMNAAMLKRIKMYKGLHRFLPTLMRNEGARVIEVKVNHRPRLHGISKYTNLRRGVEGLYDVITVRWMIKRQLKIEIGEKHG